A region from the Pogoniulus pusillus isolate bPogPus1 chromosome 13, bPogPus1.pri, whole genome shotgun sequence genome encodes:
- the RPUSD1 gene encoding RNA pseudouridylate synthase domain-containing protein 1 has translation MEPGTIDNLSILYQSSDFIVVNKHWDIRIDSKMWYETLTLQSQLKHRFPELADPDTYYGFRFCHQLDFSTSGALCVALNKAAAGSAYKCFKERLVTKAYLALVRGHVGQRRMTISYAIGKNTTEGMTHMMCIDGTEGCDNPKPCQSELIVLEHGSYSGDPVTKVLLQPLTGRTHQLRVHCSAIGHPIVGDFTYSHRKDSRPYRMMLHAYYLRIPTGKELIEVCAPDPFVTAMDSNWVPQHVVHQLDETIQELKDKVMQKQEEEQNQEAVLGGGEEEAQDEAKSPEAEEQRVCCEQWLAEWALE, from the exons ATGGAGCCGGGCACCATCGACAACCTGTCCATCCTGTACCAGAGCTCGGACTTCATCGTGGTCAACAAGCACTGGGACATCCGCATCGACAGCAAGATGTGGTACGAGACCCTGaccctgcagagccagctcaAGCACcgcttcccagagctggctgaccCCGACACCTACTACGGCTTCAg gttCTGCCACCAGCTTGACTTCTCCACCAGTGGGGCGCTGTGCGTCGCGCTCAACAAAGCGGCAGCGGGAAGCGCCTACAAGTGTTTTAAAGAGAGGCTGGTGACCAAAGCCTATCTTGCCCTG gtCAGGGGCCACGTCGGCCAGCGGCGGATGACCATCAGCTACGCCATTGGGAAGAACACCACCGAGGGCATGACCCACATGATGTGCATCGACGGGACGGAGG GCTGTGACAATCCCAAGCCTTGCCAATCAGAGCTGATCGTGCTTGAGCATGGGTCCTACAGCGGAGATCCTGTAAccaaagtgctgctgcagccactgacAG gtCGGACTCACCAGCTCCGGGTTCACTGCAGCGCCATCGGCCACCCCATCGTTGGGGACTTCACCTACAGCCACAGGAAGGACAGCAGACCCTACAGGATGATGCTGCATGCCTACTACCTGCGCATCCCCACCGGCAAGGAGCTGATCGAGGTCTGTGCGCCCGACCCCTTCGTCACCGCGATGGACAGCAACTGGGTGCCACAGCACGTCGTGCACCAGCTGGATGAGACcatccaggagctgaaggacaAGGTGATGCAGaagcaggaagaggagcagaacCAGGAAGCCGTGCTTggtggtggagaagaggaggcacaggaCGAAGCCAAGAGCccggaggcagaggagcagcgcGTGTGCTGTGAGCAGTGGTTGGCCGAGTGGGCTCTGGAGTGA